The sequence AACCAAATACGCTGATTAAGGCATCGAAGCTGAATCCGAAAGCAGTTGTTCATCAATGGAAGCCTTTTATATCTTTAGAACGAAAAATCGCGATTAAAAGAGCTTCTAAGTTGCTCGAAAAGCCTAAGACAGTTGATTTAACGCTGAATGAAAATGGTGTTTTGCAAGCCACAGGTTCGGCTACCAGTCAGTGGATAAAATCTGCAAGAAATAAAAAGCCATCGCTGTCTATTATTGGTATTGTTGAATATCAAGATGAAAATTTAAAAAATTTAGATATCGATCAACTCAATGCTTATAAAAAAGAAATTGAAGAAACAATAGTACTATTTGAACAAGGTACTACTCAGCTTATACCTGGTGAAGCAGAAAAACTATATAAATTATCATCTAAATTACAAAATCTAATTGATGCAGGCAAATCTCTAAATAAACAAGTGCAATTTGAGATTGCAGGGCATACAGATACCGAAGGAGACGAAACATTAAATATCAAACTTTCTCAAAACCGTGCCCAGAAGATTTTCAATTATCTTCAATCTCAGGGTATTGATAGAAAGAACTTTTCTACAAAAGCATTCGGCGCTCAAAAAATTCTACGCCCTGAATCAACACCAGAAGATAAAAAAATAAATCGTAGAGTCTCATTCAAAGTTATTATAGACGACGTTGTGCAATAAAGGGGTATAAGATGCTCCAGAAAAAAATCTGTATGGTGGGTGCATTTGCCACCGGCAAAACAAGCTTAGTTGCAAAGTTTGTTTACAGCATATTTTCTGAAAAATATCAAACCACTGTAGGGGTGAAAATTGATAAAAAAATAATACAGGTACAAGAACAAGAAGTAAACCTGATTTTGTGGGATCTGTATGGAGAAGACGAATTTCAAAAATTAAGAACTTCTTATCTCAGAGGCTCATCTGGTTATTTATTAGTTGTAGATGGAACGCGAAAAAGTACTTTACAAACAGCCCTAGATTTACAAAAACGTGTAGAAGATTCTATCGGTAAAGTTCCTTTTGTTCTTGTATTAAATAAGTGGGATTTACAAGATGAATGGGAATTAGAGGCTGAAAGTATCGAGGCTATTGAAAATCAAGGGTGGATTGTGTTTAAAAGCAGCGCAAAAACTGGATTGAATGTAGAAGAAATATTTTATACATTAGCATCTAAATTGATAGGGGGATGAATATATGGATATACCTTTTCCTGTAAGTAACTATCTTGTTAATTTCTTCAGAGAAACCCGCTCTCTGGCATATCTTTTTGTCGGTAGAGATGGATGTTTGGCGAGTTGGGGAGGAAAGCTAAAAGAATATGGCATAGTCAATTTACAAATGGGAGTTGACGCTAGCCAGCAAATTTTCTTTCTGGAAGGACTTTTGCCCCTCGATGGTTTACCTTTATTTTTACCTTGCTTAAAAACCGAACTGGGAATTTGTGCGGATGTGCATTTATTCCCAGAAAATGAAGGAGATTGGGTACTGTTATTAGATGCAACTTGGGATGAAATACAAATATTCAAAGTTCAGCAGGAAATAAATTCTCGTCGTCTAATGCAGCCCAAAAAATAGTAATATTGCATCGGTAATTAATATCTCATAAATATTGCAGACAGCTAATGTTTAACCATGAGTGAATCTTTGACTGCGGAAATTTTTGCCGCTTTAGATATCTTAGTTTTGGAACGACTAGATATTGGTAAATTTAAATTTATAGGTGATATACCAAAATGGGTAAGACGGTTTTGCCGTAAAAATTTGCAATCAGGAATGGAAATCTTAGTTCCTGAAGAAGACTTTCCTTTTATAGAAAATTTTTTAATTGATGCCGAAGAATATTGGCTTGAAAATTCAAATAAGCCTTTAAAATCCGGAATATGGAGCGATTTTGATATAGGCAGTAAGGAATTTCATTTTGAAGCTTCTGCTTTAGTCGTAGATGATAAAAAAATATTACTTATCGAGATGATGAGCGATTCTTATATCGAAAAACAAAATTTGATTCAGCAAGCTAGAGAAAATAAGCTCAATTATACTAATGTAATTAAAGAAAAACAGAAAAAGGAAGTCTTAATTCACTGTATTATACATGACGTTGCCGGACAGTTAAGCGGGATTAATTGCTGTTTTGCCCTACTGGAATTAGAACATTTAACAGAAAAAGGTAAAGAACGTTTAGAAATTGGTAGAAAGCAAACTTTTCAACAAGAAATGTTGATTAGAGAAATCTTAAATGCATTCTCTACAGAAGTTGAATCATTAGAAAGTTTTACCAATAAATTTGATACAGCACCAGATATTTTAGCATCAGCACGTAGCGTCATTGAACTACTAACACCAACTTATGTATTGAATAAAATGCGATTGCAGCTTGCTGAGGATATAGATACTTCCTTGAATTGGCAAGTAGTTGGAGACAGATCGCGTTTAGATAGGATATTTGCGAATTTAATCGAAAATGCTTACCGCCATAGTCCCTCGGAGTCTACAGTTACTGTAAATTTAGTTTCTCAAGCAGGCTATATTACTGCCAGCGTAGAAGATGAAGGAAGCGGTGTACCAGAAGAAATTGCCGATACTTTATTTCAAAAGTTTACCCAAGGAAATAAACAATCTGGTAAATCTGGACTCGGGCTTTATTTCTGTAAAATAACAGTCGAACGCTGGGGAGGAGAAATCGGTTTTATGCCTCGTGAAGGTGGAGGTTCTAAATTTTGGTTTCGTTTGTTAAAAGCTGATGAGGGATAGGTAATTGGTAATGGGTAATGGGTAATTGGGATAAAATATGGCTCTTAATTTATTTTTTTCCTACTGCCTGTTTACGACTATTTAATTAGTAACCCCTTGTTAGGAATAATTAATATTTTTAATTTCTAACTCCTAACTCCTAACTCCTAATTCATCATTGTTAACCTTATTCAACGAGTAAATATCAGTATCCCGTCCAAAAGCGAAACGTAAAGACGCAGGTAAATTTTTACTTGATAAAGTTATAAAGATGATGATTGCTATGAAGGTAATACCGAAATTAAAGCCGAATATACTGCGATAACCAATTTGTTGAGCAATTATACCAAAAGTTGGTGGTGCAAGAGCTACTCCAATATCAAAACCTGTCATGCATAAACTAAAAGTCCTTCCTCTTTCTTGAGGATAACTTCTATCAGTTATCATCGCCGCAATCATGGGAATTATCGTACCGCCACCAATTCCTTGGGCTGTTGCTGCTAGTAGAAAATCTACCGAACTATTGGCATTCCACAACAATAACATTGCCAATGTATAGCAAATTAAACTCAAAGTAATAAATAAACCTCTGCCAAATCTATCGCTAGCCTTTCCAAAGAAAAACCGAGAAAAAAAGCTGGCGATCGCCACTGCCGTATAAAACAATCCAGGATTTAAATCGACTTCGGTTGACTTGATAAATAACGGTACAAAAGTATGTAATGTTCCTAGCGTTAAACCAATCATTAATAAGAGAATAGCGGGAATTCTCATTCTAGGACTAATCAACTTTCGCCAAAATGAACCATCGCTATTTATAACTTTTTCTTGTGCTTTAACTATGGGATTAATAATTGGTATGGTAAATAATAATCCTACACAAGCTAAAGTCGTGGAAAATATAAATAATGCCGTATAACCAGCAGTTTCCATTAAATAACCACCTAATGCTGGCCCAATTGCTAAACCAACCGGATTAACCAAACTCATATAGCCAATTAATTCACCGCGATTCTCTACAGGTGCAATATCTGCAACCAATGCTAAAAATGCAGTCGAAAAAGCAGCAATACTAATACCATGAAAAATACGAATAGCAATTAATAGCGGTATAGATTGAGTAAAATTGTAGCCAATTGGGGCTATTGCAGCCGATAAAATACCGATTATCAAAACTATTTTTCGACCTTTTTTATCAGCTAATTGACCTAACAATGGACGAAATAACAACAATCCAATAGCAAAGCTACCCATTACTAAGCCAATCTGCTGCTTGCTGGCTCCAATATCTTCAATATAAAGCGGTAAAGTGGGTAGCATAGAAGATAAACTAGCCCAAAATAATAAACCTGCTGCGAATAATACCAGCAGGTTTCGTCGTAAGTTACCATCAAGTGAAAATAAAACTTTCACGGTAGATACAAGTATTGTGTGAGGTTGGCGATTTGTAGTTTTTTACTCGCGATTTATCACAATTTTGAGTAGAAGACTACAAAGTCCATGTTACATTACTTCACATAGAATATAAAATTGTTTGCAATTTAACTATTAAGTGAGCGGTTACCTATTCTCTCCTTCTGGGTAAAATACATGGCAATTCCCTTTTCATAATAAGCAACCTCGTTAATAAATACTGGATACACTGTTTTATCTCCTTCGTAAAAAATATCCTTACCATCAAAAGAGATAAAAATCGGATTCCCAGGATGTAGTGGTTTATAGTCTTGAAACTGCAACTGGGGATGAATCATAGCTTCGATTTCTCCATCTTGATTTCTAGGATAATCAACTTTTTCCGATACGCGATAAAAGGTTAAATTTCCTGGTGCAGCTAATGATTGTCCTTTTCTATCAGCTTCAAGGTAGTCCAAAGTCGCATGAATTAAATCTTCAGTTTCTTGAAATAACTTCGCGTCTAATAAACCATTGGCAATCGCTCCCACTTCGATAGCAATACCTAATTCTGCAAGACTTCTCAAATGACATGGCTTTTGATTGGGAGCATATTGTAAAACTTTTACCTTGGGATTAATTTCTGTGAGGTAAGCAGATAGGCGTAATAAATAAGGATGATTGCTAGATAAAATTATCGTCAATCCCATATTTGCAGTTGTACTGTGCAAATCAATGATTAAATCTATTTTTTCTTGCTGAATTCGTTGAGCAATGCTTTTAGCTGTTGATTGCTCGTAATTCATCAGAAGAGGGTTCTCTAAATCTTGGGGATTAAAAGCCCGGTTTAAGTCTGTATCGATATACCTTCTTCCCATTGCAATCGCTTTCTTATTTGCCAATAAAGTAACAGTTTCGACCCCATTACGTTGAATTTGTAGGGGAAATCGTTGAAATTTTTTAGCTAAAAATACTCCTGTGATTTCTCCACCATGAGTACCTCCAACTAAGGCAACTCGTTCGATTGGTATAACCATAATCTGACTATGTTATTTAATATTTGTTGATGTCATCAGTGTAGAGAAAATAGTATTATTTCGTATAGTATATATTTCATATATTAGTATTTAAAAAAATATATATTTATATGAAAAACCGAAGCTTACAAAGTATTGAATTACAAGATTTACGTTACTTTGTCGCAGTTGCCAGTCACGAAACCTGTAACATCAGTGAGGTTGCCGAAAAATTACACATGGCACAACCGAACCTTAGTTCTGCAATTAAGGATTTAGAAAAAAGTTTAGATGTAACGCTATTTAACCGCAAAAAACGTCCGCTACAGTTAACAACAGCAGGGCAAGAATTTTTTCAAGAAGCGGTTTCAATCTTGACTGCTATGAATCGCGCTGTTGAGAATGTTAGGGCAACAAGTAAAGGAGAAATTGGACGGCTAACTATTGGTTTAACCAGTTCTGGTTCAAACAGCATACTACCGGATATTTTGAGAAGATTTCGCGAAGAATTTCCTAACGTCAAACTAATTTGGCGCGAAATGGCAACTCACAATCAGCTACAAGCACTTCGAGAGCGAGCGATGGATGTCGGTTTTTTACATCTGCCTGTAGGAGCAATTGATAATAAAGAACTGAGTTTTACTCCGATTTTAGAAGAACCTTTAGTTACAGTATTGCCAGAAAATCATCCATTAGCCAAAACCAAACAAATTCCGCTGATAGCACTCAAAGAAGAAAAATTCATTCTTCCCGATCTTCAACTTGTTCCGGGATTATCCCAGCAAATTTTGTATTTGTGCAAACGGGCGGGTTTTTTCCCACAAATCACTCTTGAAGCTGCATTTATGCTCACAATTTTGGGGTTTGTTGCAGGGGAATTAGGGATTGCATTACTTCCTGCTAATGTTAAAAATATCCGGCGCAAAGGAGTTGTCTATCGTCCAATTCTTGGAGTTACTCCAAAGATAAAAATGGATATGGTTTGGCGACGCAATGATACATCTGTCATATTAAAAAATTTCTTGAAAATTGCCAAGGAAATTTGCAATTAAGCAACAAAAGCGGCTTTTTGGATTTAATTTATACTGAAAAGAAAACACGCGAATAGAGAAATAAAATTGTGACAGCAAAAGACGCAGCATTTCTTAAGTGCTACGTCTAATGATTATTGAATTCAAATCGTTTTTTCTACTTCAGAGAAATCTGTTCTTTATTCCCCCCAACGACTTCCCGAACTCGGTAAATTGGTCTACCTTGGGACTCGTGGTAAGTACGCATTAACAACTCAGCTAATAATCCAAAGCAAAATAGCTGTACCCCAGTCACCAAAAGCAATACCGCCAATATGAGCAGAGGGCGATCGCCAATTTCTTGACCTAGGATTAATTTTGCCCAGGTTAGATAAGTACTCATGACTCCACCTGCAATCATAAAGATTAAACCCCAAAGTCCAAAAACGTGCATCGGACGGTTGAGGAATTTTTTCATAAAAGCAATGGTAAATAAGTCCATCACTACTCGGAAAGTACGACCCAAGCCGTATTTACTGCTACCAAAACGTCTTGCGTGGTGACGAACTGGCATTTCGGTGATTCTTGCACCTTCAATGTAGGCGAGAGCAGGTAGAAAGCGGTGTAGCTCTCCGTATAGGTTCATATCTGCTACAAGTTCGGTACGATAGGCTTTAAGGGAACAACCATAATCGTGAACGTTAACGCTGGTAATACGACGAATTAACCAGTTAGCAATTTTAGAAGGTAGCAAGCGGGTTAGAGCAGCATCTTGGCGATTTTTACGCCAACCATTTACCAAGTCGTAACCTTCATCCAACTTCGCTAGAAGCATAGGGATATCAACAGGGTCGTTTTGTAAATCGGCATCTAAAGTTACAATAGCTTTACCTCGTGCATGATAAAA comes from Rivularia sp. PCC 7116 and encodes:
- a CDS encoding Rab family GTPase, coding for MLQKKICMVGAFATGKTSLVAKFVYSIFSEKYQTTVGVKIDKKIIQVQEQEVNLILWDLYGEDEFQKLRTSYLRGSSGYLLVVDGTRKSTLQTALDLQKRVEDSIGKVPFVLVLNKWDLQDEWELEAESIEAIENQGWIVFKSSAKTGLNVEEIFYTLASKLIGG
- a CDS encoding sensor histidine kinase KdpD, with the translated sequence MSESLTAEIFAALDILVLERLDIGKFKFIGDIPKWVRRFCRKNLQSGMEILVPEEDFPFIENFLIDAEEYWLENSNKPLKSGIWSDFDIGSKEFHFEASALVVDDKKILLIEMMSDSYIEKQNLIQQARENKLNYTNVIKEKQKKEVLIHCIIHDVAGQLSGINCCFALLELEHLTEKGKERLEIGRKQTFQQEMLIREILNAFSTEVESLESFTNKFDTAPDILASARSVIELLTPTYVLNKMRLQLAEDIDTSLNWQVVGDRSRLDRIFANLIENAYRHSPSESTVTVNLVSQAGYITASVEDEGSGVPEEIADTLFQKFTQGNKQSGKSGLGLYFCKITVERWGGEIGFMPREGGGSKFWFRLLKADEG
- a CDS encoding MFS transporter, encoding MKVLFSLDGNLRRNLLVLFAAGLLFWASLSSMLPTLPLYIEDIGASKQQIGLVMGSFAIGLLLFRPLLGQLADKKGRKIVLIIGILSAAIAPIGYNFTQSIPLLIAIRIFHGISIAAFSTAFLALVADIAPVENRGELIGYMSLVNPVGLAIGPALGGYLMETAGYTALFIFSTTLACVGLLFTIPIINPIVKAQEKVINSDGSFWRKLISPRMRIPAILLLMIGLTLGTLHTFVPLFIKSTEVDLNPGLFYTAVAIASFFSRFFFGKASDRFGRGLFITLSLICYTLAMLLLWNANSSVDFLLAATAQGIGGGTIIPMIAAMITDRSYPQERGRTFSLCMTGFDIGVALAPPTFGIIAQQIGYRSIFGFNFGITFIAIIIFITLSSKNLPASLRFAFGRDTDIYSLNKVNNDELGVRS
- a CDS encoding aspartoacylase encodes the protein MVIPIERVALVGGTHGGEITGVFLAKKFQRFPLQIQRNGVETVTLLANKKAIAMGRRYIDTDLNRAFNPQDLENPLLMNYEQSTAKSIAQRIQQEKIDLIIDLHSTTANMGLTIILSSNHPYLLRLSAYLTEINPKVKVLQYAPNQKPCHLRSLAELGIAIEVGAIANGLLDAKLFQETEDLIHATLDYLEADRKGQSLAAPGNLTFYRVSEKVDYPRNQDGEIEAMIHPQLQFQDYKPLHPGNPIFISFDGKDIFYEGDKTVYPVFINEVAYYEKGIAMYFTQKERIGNRSLNS
- a CDS encoding LysR family transcriptional regulator — encoded protein: MKNRSLQSIELQDLRYFVAVASHETCNISEVAEKLHMAQPNLSSAIKDLEKSLDVTLFNRKKRPLQLTTAGQEFFQEAVSILTAMNRAVENVRATSKGEIGRLTIGLTSSGSNSILPDILRRFREEFPNVKLIWREMATHNQLQALRERAMDVGFLHLPVGAIDNKELSFTPILEEPLVTVLPENHPLAKTKQIPLIALKEEKFILPDLQLVPGLSQQILYLCKRAGFFPQITLEAAFMLTILGFVAGELGIALLPANVKNIRRKGVVYRPILGVTPKIKMDMVWRRNDTSVILKNFLKIAKEICN
- a CDS encoding glycosyltransferase family 2 protein; the protein is MRNGFVSERLAQEGTIPYALDVSVVVPVHNEVESLPHLIEEISSTLIESNLSYEIICIDDGSTDGSVQLLKEKAQARTDLKSIILRRNYGQTAAMAAGFYHARGKAIVTLDADLQNDPVDIPMLLAKLDEGYDLVNGWRKNRQDAALTRLLPSKIANWLIRRITSVNVHDYGCSLKAYRTELVADMNLYGELHRFLPALAYIEGARITEMPVRHHARRFGSSKYGLGRTFRVVMDLFTIAFMKKFLNRPMHVFGLWGLIFMIAGGVMSTYLTWAKLILGQEIGDRPLLILAVLLLVTGVQLFCFGLLAELLMRTYHESQGRPIYRVREVVGGNKEQISLK